TGTACCAAGATAGTTACTTCCCTACCTCAGTATCCTTGCCAAAAATGCAGAACTTAAATGTATCAGCATACATCAGACAACTCATATTgagagacattctacaaaataaccaGCCAGTATGTTTCAAAATGTCAAGGTCAAGAATGATTGAGTAGGTGTTTCAAATTAGAGGAGACCCAGAAGGCaaaatgaaaaaatgcaaaaatgtatGATCCTAGATTGAATCCTGGGCCAAAAATAAGAACACTGATGGGATGATAACACAATTTGATTAATGTCTGTAAGATTACATAACTGTACTATATCAGTGTTAGTTTCCTGATGTTTATAATTATATGGTCATTATATTAGATACTGatgttttcagggcttccctgggtctagtggttaagaatcagcctgccaatgcaggagacacgggttggatccctggtccaagaagatcccacatgccacggagcaactaagactTGTGCCATAACTACCGAGCCAGCACTcaagagcccgggagctgcaacccACTGGGTTCACGAgccgcaattactgaagcccaagtgcctagagcccatgctcccaacagtgagaagcccctgcaatggtAGCCAGGGCACTGCAAGAAAGAGGAgccccatttgccacaactagagaaagcctgtagcaatgaagacccataaatctttaaaaacaaaattaagaatcTGAGTGGAGTGCTTATAGAAATCTTTAGTGTTGCTACTGTATCTTTTTaaagtctgaaattatttcaaaaagaatttaaagGTCTTTAAACTACAGATTGAGCTCTGTAGGGCCCTCACCAAGCCTCTGAGGTACTGTCACTTATGGAATTCCTGGTCACTTTCTCCTTATGTATCAAAGATGACTTCACCCACTCAATACCCTAGTCTTTCTTTTCCCTGACCTATTCATCTAAAGCAAATTTTCTGCCTCTTCTCAGCCACCTCTGAAATCTTGAATTCAAGTACCCAAATTATAGCTTGTTTACCCAAAGTCCCAGTCCAAAAATTCTTTGAGTTCGCTGAGACATCCAGTCCACTAATAATACCGTTTTTCAAGTATCCATCACCTACCCCCTTCCCCACATCGTTTACTACCCTCCTCCTTTACCCAACTTCCAGGTCCAACACTTAGATATTCTCTTGCAAACAACACTCTTGgccatctcaccctcttttcCACTCACCTGCAAGACTTAAACTTCCTTAAACTACACAAACAGCTAACTATTGCTAGGGGGAAAAATCTTACAAACATGCTGACTGGCCCATTTAAAACCATAAATACAGGGGCGGCGCCCCCAAGGGAGCGACCTTTGGGCCAGACTGCGGGGCGGGAAAGGGCAGCGCCCCCGCCCAGGGTTCGTGAGGCTGCCCACGGAAGGCTAATACCCCCCACGAGAGCTGTTCGGCCCGGGGGCGCGGACGGCTTTGGGTGGCGGAAGATTGGGAGCGAAGGAAAGAGGGTTTTCCTTGCCAGTGAATCGTGTAGAGTACACTGCCAGTCTCTTGTCTTCTCTTCATCATGGCTGCTTCTGATATCCAGGTGAAGGAACTGGAGAGGCGTGCCTCAGGCCAGGCTTTTGAGCTGATTCTCAGCCCTCGATCAAAAGAATCTGTCCCAGAatttcccctttcccctcctaAGAAGAAGGCTCTTTCCCTGGAGGAAATTCAGAAGAAAttagaagctgcagaagaaagacGCAAGTCCCATGAAGCTGAGGTCTTGAAGCAGCTTGCTGAGAAACGGGAGCACAAGAAAGAAGTGCTTCAGAAAGCGATAGAGGAGAACACCACCTTCAGTAAAATGGCGGAAGAGAAGCTGACCCACAAGATGGAAGCCAACAAAGAGAACCGGGAGGCACACATGGCCGCCAAACTGGAGCGTTTGCGAGAGACGGACAAGCACAGTGAAGAAGTGCGGGAGAACAAAGGCTCCAAAGAGCCTGCTGATGGGACTGAAGCCGACTCATTTGATCTGAGAACTGACTTTCTCCCCATCCCCTTCCTAAATATCCAAAGACTGTACTGGCCAGTGTCATTTTACTTTTGTCCTCCTGACAAATATTCTAGAAGCTGATGTAGGACCTGTATAGGTAGATCCAAACGGTAGGATGTTGTTTTAGGGGCTAAAGGGGAGAAACGAAAAGTGTTTTACTCTTTTTCTAAAGTGTTGAAGTCTTTCTAATGTAGCTATTTTTCTTGTTGCATCTTTTCTACTTCAGTACGCCTGGTGTGCTGGGTTAATGGCTAGTACTGTATTGGCTCCCTGAAAACATGTCTGTGAAAAGAGTATGTAGTGGCTTCTTTCAAATTGTTAGATGCTGAATATCTGTTCACTTTTAAATCCCAATTCTGTCCCGATCTTACAGACGCTACTGTACTTGAATGGTTAATAAAGCTGCACAGTGCTGTTGgtggcagtgaaaaaaaaaaaaaaaaccataaatacAAATGGACATTAATTCTCAAGTGGAAACTAATACTACCAGACACCCTTTTTTCAAAGTCTCAGTCCCAGTGTTGGAATCAAGATCTTTGGTCATGGCATTCTAATAATCATTGGGAAAGGAAGACAGTGAAAGTATGACACAGAATgtccctgtgacttatttatttttcatccatATTGTATTGTCATGatgcaaacaggaaaaaaaaatttcatttggacTTTGTAAAACGAATTCCAATCCtttcacatcttttttaaaaaattactcttaTTCATAGGCATCACCCAGATCACCCAGCCTTCTTAGTGATTCTTTCTGACGTTGCTCCAAGATCAAGTCCCAAATTCAGAAAGAACGCTTGGAAATGGTATGTGTCTGTCATAAAAGAGATACGTATTTGGTCTCCACCCTGTTTCCTGGTACCTGGAATCTCTGAAGTGGTACATGTCTTGCTGTTTGCTAATGAGATGACTGGGAGCTCCTGGACAGCCTCAGGGTGGGGGCTGGTTGCCAAAGGAACCAAGCCTGTGATTAGAGAGTTGGAACTTTCAGTACCACACCTTAATCtctggggaaggaagaggagCTGGAGATCAAGTTAATCACTATAGACCAGTGATTTAATCAGTTGTGCCTACAGTAATGAGgtcttcataaaaaaaaataaaaataaaccctaAGTGAAGGGGTGTGACGAGCTTCTGGGTTGTTGAACATGTGGAGGCGCCAGAAGGCCCTGTTCTCCACCTTGGGCATCTcctccatctggctgttcctgaatTGTATCCTTGTACAATGCACTGTAATCTAGTGAGTCAACTGTTATTCTGATTTCTGTGAGCTGTTCTAGCAAATTATTGGGCCTCTAGTTTATAGCTGGTCCATCAGAATCACAGGTGACAATCTGGACGTGTCAGCATCTGAAGTGGAGGAGGGAAGTCTTGCGGGCCTGAGCTCTTAAACCTGTAAGATCTGACTCTAATTCCAGGCAGTGTCAAAACTGATTTAAAGGACCCATAATTGGTGTCCCTAAATAACTGGAGAATTGCTTGTTGTAAGCGGGGGGTAAAAATTCATATTAGGAGACCAGACGAGTTTTTCCACACAGCATCCCTAACACCAGTGCCAATCAAAACATGGTACTGGTCATGGTACTGGTCCAAAATGAATTAAGTACAGAAACTGAGAGTAGGTGCCCAGAAACACTTTATAGGAACTTAACATTGGTGCAACATCCAAGCTTGGGGTCAGCAGCAAAGGGCAGAGACCTCTCAGGTTTTGTCTCCCTCTCAAGGGGAGCTGCAGGCCTGAGCCGAGTAGGAGTCACAAACAGCAGGACCATGTACTATTTTAACTGAGAGCATATGCAAAAATCTAAAAACCGTAAGCATTTCCTTTTATAACTTGTAGTTTTTACAATGATGTTGATTTTTAATCAGGTTATTTTTTTGAGTTTATAGTTTTATACTGTCACCTAAACTGGGAAAGTAATTTGTATTGTTTATTagcttgcttatttatttttaccatttaaaaagATCTAATAATGTTTACAATCATGATAGTAGATAAATTTTGGCAATTTGGTTACTTAACaatcagtcattttttttttttagtttgaaataCTTTGCAACTTTCAGAAGAGTTGCAAGAATAGTACAAAGAATCCCCATAAAACCTTTAACCAGTTTTTAATATTTCACCAATTTGCTTCATAATTTTGTGTGTACTTATTAATATAAAATCAGATGTTCTAGTATACTTATTGATGGAACAAAAAACGTAAATGACATAAAAGCTAACACTTTGATATCAAGAATATAATCTTTACTATATGATAATACAGAAGCTGATCATAAACAACTATTATCATTTGCTGAAGTACAGTGGTTACTGAAATGGGAAGTTTTGTTGAGAACGTTTGAATTCAGGAACAAactcttaattttaaaagttggcttcttaagtgggaaaagaatttgaaaaggaatagatacacatatatgtataactgaatcactttgctgtagacctgaaacaaacacaacactgttaatcaactgtgctccaatataaaataagaagtttaaaaacataaaaataaaagtttgtttttcttttttaaagatacaatttAAACAGCTGTGTTTACTTATTTGCCTGATAGCTTCAGtactttaaatgattttaatgCTTTCGTGCAACTTTTTCAATGGCAAATAAGATGTAATGGTTATAACTTGGAAAAACACAAGTTATAAAGACTGTAATAACATTTACCATAACTTAACAACATTTATCAATGAATACTTTAGATAATGGATGGaatgtttttcattatattttcatcaaaagatgaaaatgtatcttgatttcatttctttcatcaatatataatttacttttaacTATAACAATACAGAATGAATTGTTAGAATTGACTACTTATGAAGAATTGAAGCTAAATTATGGAGATATAGCTTCCCTTGCTTCACTATACATTAAGGTAAAATGTAGTATCTTGAACCTGCCCCTGTGAACTGACTTCTCTACTATATATGTTATGAAAACAGAACATAGGAACAGTTGATATATACATTAACCCCTGTCACTAATACTGTCATCAATTCAATTTAGATTAGATAAATTTTAACAAGTGAGAAACAAGTTCACTTAACACATTAAAAGCTTATTATTTCTACATAGTAAACATTGATACACATTTATATCAAATACTTGGTACAAAACCTAAACATTGATACATATAGTGTTTGTTCAAAActtcattcagaaaaaaaaaataaaaaaaaacttcattcagGCATTTAACATGAGGAACGAGCAATTTCACTCTGTTTAGTTTTGTTTACACTTGCAATGAATTATATGTacagttattttcttttccatatgttGTTTGTTCtggttatatttataaaatgctatgtgttgactcatttaaaaatcacaaattgtGTTTTGTGTGTACTTTTAtaacttttctaataatttttgttgtattttataaatgtattggCCACAACCAATTGGAAATGACAAATGTTTCACTACAGATAATTTGTGCAGCATGGCTATGCCTTGGACATTCCCTAGATGACCGCTAGATGGTGACCAAGGATCTTCTCCCTGACGCCTTGTGTGATCTTTGGAATGGCTCCTTCAATTGAGAAAGAAGGCATTTCATGTGCTAAAGCTTCTCCAGTGTAGTCTGGCAGAATTGTCAGACCTTTCCTATCTGTGAAGCCCATAGAGAAGGCAATTCAGTCTCCCTTATAATGGGatgtgctgcatgctaagtcacttcagttgtgttcaacgcctgcgaccccatggactgtagcccgccaggctcctctacccatgggattctctaggcaagaatactggagtattgccatgacctcctccagtcttcccaacccagggatcgaacctgcattggcaggcaggttctttactactagggcCACCATATGTAACTGTTGAGATTGACTGCTACAAATGAAGAT
The Dama dama isolate Ldn47 chromosome 25, ASM3311817v1, whole genome shotgun sequence genome window above contains:
- the LOC133046620 gene encoding stathmin-like, encoding MAASDIQVKELERRASGQAFELILSPRSKESVPEFPLSPPKKKALSLEEIQKKLEAAEERRKSHEAEVLKQLAEKREHKKEVLQKAIEENTTFSKMAEEKLTHKMEANKENREAHMAAKLERLRETDKHSEEVRENKGSKEPADGTEADSFDLRTDFLPIPFLNIQRLYWPVSFYFCPPDKYSRS